AAGGCTTCATTATGTATTTGTCTCTTCATTTTTACTTATAGCAGCTCTCACTAGATTAGAGGCCGTAGTTAGAGGCCATTCCCTGCTTGCAGGCACTCCCTTTTCTCAGGACTCAGGCTCTAGCAGCAAAGTTGGGAGGAAGAGCAGATAGCattaatatatacatatacaagTATATATGTATTTAGCGAATGAAATTCACTGGAAGCCGTGTGGCAGAACTGGGTCTCTTTGAGGGTGCAAAATACAGGCGTTGTTACAGGTTCGGTGAGCTTGAGGAAGTCCAGCCATGCGTGAAAGAAACCATGAAAGTGatggagagaaaatttaaaCAATGGTGACTGGTTGGGAGCAGCGGTGTAGTGAGATGGGTGGGGGCTGTGTTGCCaagcttgaaaagaaaataaagattaaagGGCAGAACTCAGTCTCTGAAGACAGGGAAGAAATAATGATGATAATTAAACCTTCTTGGCCAGTTCCATAAGGGAACTGATGGTTGCTTCAGTCTGCTGGATACCATCATTGAAGACCCAATGCCAATTGCTAAGTGTCTGTGTTTTCATGCAGTGTGCATGTGTGAAAAAATCTTGCTCACTCTGCAGTCTTGAAGTGCTTGTAAGAAACTTGCTGATTTAAAAGCTGGTGTTTACTTGATTTGTAGATAGATAAGGACATGTAGGGGTAGCAAGGCAACATTTGTGTTGCAATAAAATACATAGTGCAGTGTCTTGGCTTAAGTCCAGTGGAGCAAAAAGAAATAAGCTTGTGTGGTCTGCctgaaagttaattttttttattctattatGAATGGTTTCTGTCTCACAGGAATTATCTTTATGGGTACCTCTTGCTTTTAGCATTAAAGACCAATAAATGGTCATGAGATTTGTTTCTCTGCCCACAGCACTGATGTAATGTTGTAAGGAACTCAGTGAAAATTGTCTGGAAAGTGTAAATTGAAAGAATGTTCTGCTTTCTCACCATAGAGACTGGTGTTGCAGACCCACAACTCTGGGGAAGGGAATCCCTGGAGGTGTGCAGGTAGCAAGTGTCAGCTTCTCCTCATAGGGAAAGGGATATTGCCAAGGAAAGGGCCTTgacctcctcctctcccacatTATACCCAATGGCTGATGCGGGCACAAGATGTGTGTTAGTGTGGCATTCAAGCTGGATTAAAATACCTAAAAAAGCAGACTCAGTGCTCAAAGCTTTCCTTTTGAGGGGAGCACAGAGGAGTTTTAGTGTTGCTCCTACTGCCTTGTTCAGGAATCATAACAGACCCTACAAACAGGTTAGTTTGGTTGTAGTTGAAAACAGAGGTTTATCCTTCTAAAAAGTAAAATTGTCAGTACAATGAACAGGATACATTTATCATAATAAAGATGTAAGGAACAGTTGGAAAGGGTGGCTAGCTGAGCCTGAATCAGAGGATTGCAGGGAAAGCAAATTTAACACCAccctgtttaatatttttattactttaggAGTTTAATAAAAAGTTTAAGCACACAAAGTAGTGTAGCAAAGTATTACACAGTTATGTAGGCTTCACCCTGAGGAAACACATCTGAATTTAACCATtcatttggaaaggaaaagggcaaGAATTATTCTTATCTGGTATCTCTCCTCTTGCTAGCAGAAGATGACTTGCTCCAAAGCGATGTCCAGTTACTTAAATGCATGTATGTCTTACAGGCATCTAAGTAATCTACATCTGTTTCACAGAACCTCATCTAAGTGGAGGTATTTCTGTGGAAAATTGAGAGCAGACTTGAGCTATCAGAGCCTAACTCTGAGGTGACTTCAGCTGTAGATAACACCTGGTCATCCTTTTGATCGCAAAGTGGGATGGTTTCAGTTCCCATGTCCTGATTGAGAGGGgattttttcaggaagaaattgaAGCCATTCATAGGTCAAAATCAGCACCTTGATGTCTACTAAGAAATGCAGAGGCAGTCAGGATAGTGTAGTGCCTTCTGCTAGTCAAAGAAGTTCTACATTTTGCTTAGCATATCCACTTTAAAAACATGTTCAGTGCTGTTACCTGTAGCTCCTTCTTATAATAAAACaagaacagaagagaaaagatGTCTTTTCAAAATGTGGTCTTCAAGTATGTGGCACCTGAGTGTGTTTGGTCAGTGTGACTTTAAGCCTGTCTAGTCACCACTTGGTTTCttagaacaaatggggaaataCGTTGGTTTCCCTTAGTGATgaaaaacatgcttttaaaTATCTTCCATGATGGTGGCCAGATAGCTGCAGAACATGAAAGCCATCATATTGACAAACTCCTTGATAGTGTTTAATCTCACCTGGATTGGATCAAACCAACACTTTAGGAATAAAGGAGTTATGCTTCTCATCACAGTCAGGGAGCTGAGCCATttatccttttctctttctagtATCCTATCTTTCTTTAAACTTCTACCTTTCCTCTTGAGTACATGAACCCTTTTATCATGCTAGTCAGAGGACTTCCATTGGCATGTCTATTGAGTACAGTAGCTACTGAAGTCACTAGAAAGGGTTTGGCAGGAAACCCATTTTGCTCTGCAGGGGCTTACTTTCTTTGGCCAAATGACAACAGTGGCCAGCCCAGAAGGTGGGCTCAAAAGGCCTGGGAAATTGAGTCTTAccaacatttaaaattttcccAGTTGTCCAAGTTAGAGAGATACTATTCTCACACCACTGGGAAAGCACTGACGGGATAAAAGTGAGTAGATTTTGGTGTCACACTACAGGACAATAGGAAAAGTGCTCCTAAGACTTCTAATACCAgcagggaaaaagggagagCTGAAATCTTAGCTGGGCATACCTTCTTCCTGCTTCAGCAGAGAGAGCTGCAGACTCAGgagagagccttgtccagagtGAAGGTGGAGGGGCGTGTTCTGGGCTATTGGTGGAAGCTGTGTAAGCTGGCATCAGTCCCAGTTAAATGAAtaatatgaaacaaaacaaacacagtgcATCCACACCTGGGTGATACTCAGTTTAGTGGGTTTTGTGCTACACTTGTGCATAGCATTTGTATACTCATGTCTGCTTTGCGTTCACCATAGAGAGACACTGATTTCACTTCTAACTGGAAACCTCTATGCtgtaaaatgtttctctttagTTCTGTTTCCTAATTTTCCATGCAATTAATAATTTGTAGAGTAGAGAAATATGATGAGCTACTGTAAAGTATAGTAGACTTTATACCCTCCTTTTACTAAAAATCATTTATTCCCCTGACATTAGAccaaagaagaaacagaaaaatcagaaaaaatcatatttttgcAGAAGGGAGGTACTACATTCCTTGAAATGCAGGTAAAAACAAACAATGCTTCATTGAAATGCAGTCAGAAAGTATGGCaatgatttattattttattatctttttcctttccaagcctccctttttatatttttttaattattattatttcataaGTTTCAGACAGAGATATAATCTGAGGACCAAATTCTGAGGAATGGGTCCTCTCCAGAGCTTATGGCTTCCTAATGGAGACTGATTTCTCGGCTAGTTAGAAATCTTTTTGCACGGTGCTGTTTGGATGTTGTTTGCAGTTTGCATGCATTTCCAGCATAAACCTCACTGAGAACGGTTACGGTGAATGGGGCACTTCTGTCACGAGAATGAGTTTCCTTTATATTGTCAAGTGAATTTAGATTATGCTGAGTGATGGTGaactttatatttttattggtttttctATTAGCCAAGTGTGATAGAGAagaagctgcaggaaggagaatCTGCTGGCACTTTGGTTACTTCTCATCAAATCATTATCCAGAAAAGTATCCCATCATCCCTAGaggttatttttaattcatttgatTTTAAACTACATCATTTGCTTAGTTAAATACAGAAGTTATGGTCCTAAAGTCAAATAACTGGATGCTGATTGCATAGTCGAAGCAAATCACATAGCACATTTTgcatgagggggaaaaaagatgcTACAATTAAGTTCCATTCAGAGTTTTTAGTAGTATTCTTAGTTTATACAGTTTGCTGTGTTGTGCTTCTCCATTTAAACAATCCCCAAAGGGGTTGATGTTATTCTAACAAAAACAAGGAAATTCAGTGGAGGCTACAGCTACATACAAATGCATACTATTCTAAAACATCATTAACAGCACGTTTGTAACAACTGGGGTACAGTTGAATGGGCTTATTTGCCctatttttgtaatttgtttttgACTGTAGCTTTGTAAACCACTGCAGTATGTGATTTTTAACGGCAGGTTGATTCCAATCATCATTTTAAATTATGCGCTGACATGCTATCTTGCTtcaaacaaatacagaaatagtttggcaaaagtaatatttttggGTCCACATTAGATGGACCACTGAAGAGAGGGAATATGCAAAGAAATCATATTTTGCCTAAGGTGATTCTGTTTATTTGCTTGATAACTGCTGTAAGAAGTGCAATGCCAAAAATTATTATATGctttcagaagcagcagcatgatTTCTTAAAAGTCTTCATACTTTAGTGCTCCTGAAGTACAGATAAACCTTAGATATTCTAATTTAGCTTTTATATCTCAAATATAGGGCACTGAGGATTGGGTTATTATAGACAAAATACCCTCTGAGGTAGTTGATGGTGAATCGGAAAAAAATCTGGCATACAAAGTAGTGACTGTGAGCAGTAAAACTGCATTTCCACCTGAGATATTAAAATCCAGTACCATTCTAATGCAGAGCTTTGAGGACTTGGAAAGTGAAATACAATCCAATGAGGAGAATAAGCAGAAAATGTTCACCCTAGGAAAGTCTTATGATACCGTATCTGGGAAAATTGTAACCATGACAAGTAAAGCTAAAGAGGGCGAGAAAGCAGTACAGCCTTCAGTAGAAACTTTGCaaaaaatggaaagggaagtgcaAGAATCTGTGAAAATCGTTCCAATAGTGGCCAAGTATGAAATCCTCAAGCCTGTCACTGATGACAAAGCCAGGCGGGGATCCGACGTGCAGAGCCCGAGAAGAAAGCTGTCTGACTCTCTGACACCCATAAAGGAAGCAGAATCTCAGTTGCAAAGCCCTGAAGAGAAGAATTTGAAAAAGACACTAAGGATGGACCAGGATTTGCAGTTACTCAGTACACGGGAAAGCTTACAGCTtggcaaagcagaaaagcatCTTGGCGGAGAAGCTGTAAAAGCAGGGGCGTTTGCCCGGACAGATAAGAGCCTGTCTGAGTGGAGATATTCCAGAGAACAGCCATTTACCATTGCTACTGCTCACTATGTTACTGAGTCGTCTGCATCAAAAGTGGTGGTAACAAGTGGCTTTGACTTCATGCCACAATTTAAAGATAAAAGCATGACTTTTTCTAGGCAATCCCCTCACACCAACCCTACCTTTTGGTTCTCTTGCTGCCTGGCTTTATGTTGACAGCAGCCAACccagcttgttttttttctctcatacTTTGAATCCGTCTCACAGTCTGAAGCAGACATTATATAAGGCTTTCAACCTTTCTGGTTTATGTACTGAAATTTAGTATTGCTGCTGTGGCTTGttaataaaagggaaaaaaattaaaaaaaggtttgCTTGAACCAGCAAAATGCCAATGCTAACAACTATGCTTTTTAACTATTGCTTACTACAGCCATTATGAATTCGCTCTGAtttattttcccattcttttcctgtttccaaCCTCTCTGTGCCCCTGCAaccttctctccttttcctccgtCTCTGCCTCTGATTTTGGCAATTAATATGTCTGTGCATGTGGGTCTGCCTTTCTTCTGTGTATGACTCTACATTTCTTTGTCTGTTTAGACTAAACAGTCCACCAGTGAAAAAACCTTGGATGGTTCAGATATCTTCACTTTAATAGAGTCTGCCAGAAAACCGACTGAGTTCATAGGAGGGGTTACTTCTACTTCCCATAGCTGGGCTCAGGTGGCTGCTTGATTCCCTCCATCGATGTCATAACCACACACCAattacttttgcttttctattGTTTCGTGGTTTTTTGCACAATTTGGAACTGTATAACTAATGCATGTATTCatgtgtgttttcctttgttacAATGGACCGCAACAGAAACTtccccaaaaagaaaaaaaaccaaaccaaaaaccaacaagCAGGTTTCctctcatttcattttattttggtcATTTTGCGGGGTGCTGTATTTTGCCTTTGTAAAACTCACACAAAAATACCGAAGAAGAACACTGACATTGAAATTTctcttcacttttaaaaattttgattcttgctttgttttccgTTTTACTGTACTGCTAACATCCTGAGAACGAAAATCCATGCAATGTGGGAGAAATAACTTGGCAAAATACAAtgcccattttttaaaatttatgttcACAGTACATTAAGCTGGGGAGCTACTGCAAATAGTGTTGTCTGCTTCTGATGCTGagagttttttcctccttccctgcagagaaTAGACACAACGACGTCTCAGGAGATAACTTCCAGTGACATGAAGCAAGCAGTTCAGCCGGATCAGGATACAGTGCAGAAAGTTGTACAGGAGACTGTAGTTGTCAAGGAGAGACATGGGATGGAGGTGCATGCAGGCGGGGATCCTGCTAAAGTGGCCGGACTTGCACTGGATGCCCAGGCTGAGGCAGCGTCGGCGGTGGCTGCCGGCATGAAAGGGAaggagggctctgctgggacTGAGGGGgcgaaggaggaaaaaagggaggaggCTGGGAAAGCCCATACCAAACAGGAAGGAGTCGCTGCCGCTGCTTCGTGTGAGCAGGCGGAGGAGCACAGAACAACAGTCCAACTTTCAGagtctttggaaagaaaacctCATTTTGAGGTAACTTGTTGTTAAATTGGTCATGTCTGTGCTGAATTGTGAACGTGGGCAATAGTGGGCTAAGTTAATTCCTGTCATCAAAAGTAAAGTGTGCCCAAATTGTATGATTGCATTTTTACAGCAGGCAGTTTTTGTCTCCTCTTATTTCCTCCTTGTATGTCATCTGCAAGGCTTGCTGCTGGTTTCCATCATTAGCAAAATGCCATGCATTTTTACTTGAAACTGCTTTTCATGCTACAGAGAAATACCAAATTTCATGGCATTTTATGCAACAGATAACAGGATCAGCTGGCATTCTGTTTGGGAAAGTCCATCGAAGTTGGCAAAGTTCACATGTCCTCAAAGACAGGAAATTGTCTTTTCCATGCTTCGTGTGATTATAAATAAGTGTACTGTGTCTTAAACAGATCAGGTTCCTTATCTTAGCCCCATTAGAAAAATTTCAAGAGCTGttttgtgagggtttttttccctcagaaagaGCTCAACAGACAACTAAGCCTGGGCAGAATTCATTCTCTTGGCATTTTAACAAAAAGTAGAATCACAGATTCTTAGAACATATGAGACTGGAAGGGCCCTCTGGAGTTCATCTGCTCCAATCCACTGATCAGGCAAGGACATCCAGAGTGAGTTgctgcccaggaccatgtccagagAGCTTCTTCTGAATATCTTCAAGGAAGGATACtccacaatctctctgggcaacctatgccAGTGTTCAGTCActttcacagtgaaaaagtgtttcctgatgctCAGAGGAAACCTCCTGTTTTTCAAGTTGTGACCATTGCCCTTGTAGTGTTTAGAGCATTTTGGACTTTGTTTTCGTAAAATCCAGGGAAGTGCTAAATGTTGCCAGCATTACATACATGAATGTACCACTGTAATGAAgagaattttctccttttttttttcttaaatgcagaGAACTTTTTagttgttctttcttttcctcaagaaaaaaaaaaaatgttctgagAAATCCATAAGCTTTTCTAAATGTTccaattccttctcttttgttCACGCAGTCGCCAGTTGTGAAGACTGAGACTATCAGTTTCAGCAGTGTTTCCACTGGTGGGGAAACCCTTGAAATTTCAACAAAGGAAGTGCCAGTAGTCcatacagaaacaaaaaccatTACATATGAGTCTTCTCAGGTAAGAAATTCTGCAAAAGACGTGGTCTAATTTAATGTGCTCTTAAGGAACCCATTTCTTCACCCATCTTTAAGTGTATGCTTTAGTGTAAGCTTTTCTAAGTTGTTCAAGTATTAAATATTAGCATGAGGAGGATGTATATAAGAATAACTTACCTGAGGATGACTCTCATGTCCTGGTGTAGGGCCTTTTGAGTACACTGATGAAACTGCAGATTTAGAAGCACCGGCTTCTCATCTGTGCTTCCAGAGGCAAAGGAGAGCCTCCAGATGCACAGAGAAATACTGACTCATGGTAACCTAACAGCAGTTACCCCCTACCATAAGATACTCAATTCATAAAGGACTGTAGAAATAGGGATGTTTAACAGTCCAGTTCTTGCCTCCCTGTGCTCAGgagcatttttttcagtgactggttttctcttctcctttctaGGTGGATGGCAGTGCTGACTCTGAACCAGGTGTATTGATGAGTGCACAAACGATCACATCTGAAACCACCAGCACTACAACTACTACACATATCACCAAAGTGAGTCCTCAGAAAACAGGGAGCTCTTTTTTTCACCAGGGTGTATGCTATCTTAACTTCAGTTCTATGATGTATTTCAAAATGGGGACACATTCTGATACTCTCTTGacaaaatcttttaaatttaCCATAAATACGTGTCCTTATTCACCTGTCCTTGGCTATGCTGAGTTGATTAACGCATCATCCAGCGACTTGACAAGATTGTCCTAAACCTTTAGGGTATGTCTAGGCAAGCACAAAACCTTGCTGTACAAAGACACTTGATTTAGCTGCAAATACTACGTGGAACAAGAAAGAGTATAACCACATTGGCATCATATGGTAGCCTGGAAGGAATAATTTGTCTGAACATGAGGCTCCATTGACATGACTGTGCCTTTCAGCCCTGAGATACTAGCCCTGCACGGTGTTGAAAGCACATAGTAAATCTATATCATGTCACCATAACAGGACATTCAGTCAGCTCAGACACCTTGGCTGTGTTTCTGGGTGGTACCCTGAGGAACCTGCCCACAGCCAGACCAAAATCTCATATCTGCACAGACAAATGGTGTCGTGTGTTCCAGGTTTCAAGGTAGCATTTAAATAACAGTTCCTCCCTAAGCAGAAACTCTCTTAGTGCTGTGACAGCTCTCCTACCAATATTCACTGAGAACAGGATTTCATCTTTCTGCAGTGAAGTTCACCCATTAGTAGATGAGCTATACAAAGGCCACACCACCCTGTATGCCATTCTGAAGCAAGCAGTTGGACTTAACTATGTCTGAATATGGGCTGTCTGTATTCCCATTCTGTTCTTCATGGGACAAATTCGCCATTTTTGGCATATAAGCATCTCTCTTGATCATGTGCAGATTAACTAGAGTCATAAAATTACCTGTGTTGGAAGGACCTCTTGAGGTCATTAGTCCATTCAGAGCACTCAGGCGAACTCCAGACCTGCTCACTTGCCGTCCAGGGTTGTCCCCTCTGCGTGAGCTGTTTGAGCTGTTTTGGTCCAGTCATGAGAGGGTTCCTGCACTGATCATTCTGGGGTTGAGTAGCAGCACTCTAAAGTAAGTTACTGACATGCTGTTGTCCCTCCCATCTAGACTGTGAAAGGAGGCATCTCAGAGACAAGAATTGAAAAACGAATAGTCATCACAGGAGATGCAGATATTGATCATGATCAGGTAAAATCTACAAACTGCTAAAAAGGCTACCCTGAAGACTGCCAAAGAGAACACTTCTAAACATTGCTTCGAGATATTATTCATACTGGCATGCCTTAAATTAAGCTGGAATAGTAGTTAAATCAGTGATGgtatatttcatattttaatcaTTTTCCTCATTTGTAAATTGTGTAATATGTCATGAATCTCTCCACCTTGCTACTGATCATGCATGTTCCAcctcctttttgtttttgcCCTTCTGTGGTCTCCTTGGGATAGGCGCTGGCTCAGGCAATTAAAGAAGCCAAAGAGCAGCACCCTGACATGTCAGTGACCAAAGTAGTGGTACATAAAGAGACAGAAATCACACCAGAAGATGGGGAGGATTGACCACAGGTAAGAGGACCAGATGATTTTCATAGGCATTTACTGGGCTGGCATGTTGCAGATGTTGTTTTCCTACCATATTTCACCTTTAACTCTTCACTTTCTCTCACTGGCATTTTCAAGTTGCTGGTTATCAGTTCCGATATTTGAAAGTAAACTGTATTTGGCTCTAGACATCTGTCTTCATTAAACAGTGCCAGCTGGAGAAAGATAAACTGCTCATTTGCTTTCCTTGGCTCTCTGAAAAGTCCTCATTGTCCATGCTTTGTTATAGTCTGATTTTCTACTTCTGAAGTCATAAAAAATCTGTTGTCTGCTTTTGTGtcatttaagaacaaaaataatttgttcttaAAGGTGTGCATTTTGGCTTAAAAATGTCAAGGGAAAAACCtacagctgctttttaaatgtcCTGTGCAGATATGTTACAAGTTCTGCTTTAATTCCCAACTTGTAAAGGTATGGTCCAACCTGCTTTTAAACGCAGTGAATTAGTTTGTCGGTATTTGGGTGTCTTGGCTTTCCTGTATTCGAAAGaacattttatgttttaaagcaGCATTGTTTATCAGGATGAGATGATAATGCAGCTTTTCTTGCGTCAAGCTTTTTCTCAGTAAAGGCATGCTCTCCAATAGTGGCTGGCTTAACAGACGTCTTAATATTCCTATATTTATTCTGTGTGCAGAAACATGTCATGCATACTAACCTGCTATGCAAAAGCTCTTAATGCCAGCACCATTGCACAAATTGCTTTGAATGCTGtatgcagaaggggaagaaaaagctgCTTGTCGGATTTGTTGAATCGATAGCagcattttattcttaaaacaATATGTATTCCCTAGCACTTGGTGTAAGTAACAGAGTATAATGCACAGCACCTTTTGAAGCTCTTTGGCTCTCCTGCTTTTGGATATACAGACcctaaagaaaactgaatttcagtGTCAGTTATTTATTTGGAAGATGGAACCAGTCACTAAGGAGTGAGTAGCTGTGATTCCTGTGGTATTCTGCTAATTGTTTCAGAGACAGCTCAATGTGCCTTGCTTAAAAGTCTGTTGATGTCACTAATTTGTTCCGTTGGCGTCAGTGGACTTTGGATTTGGTCCAAGTTGCTTATACTGGGATGATGCCATTTTCAAATAGCTTTTCTTATATGAACAAAGTGACAAAATCTCTTTTGCAAGAGAGTAGTTGCTTTGAATAATTAACTCAGTTCTCTTTTCTGCAGGAATAACCTAGAATGCATATGAATCCAGACATGCATACGAGTAGGAATACGAGAGCCTATACGGAGTCTCAGTTCCAACCTGACTGACTTGTATCTGTCTATGGAAAATTTCACTACAGAAGAATTGATCTTGACCGTTAATAAAGAAACTGGCAGAGATACCTTCCCATAGAAAGCAATCTGAATCAGCAGCAGTTAAACAATATTGCATGAAGCAacaataaaattacagaaaagcagcatttttaattttcttaaaatgtctAAGTTTTCAGCTTTACCTGCACGTTCATAAACAATATAAACAGTGATCTCATGTAACACATAAACAGTTCATGCCTTTCACAGTTTCTGAAAGtataaacaaattaaaatttgttAGGTGGCCAGCCTTTTGTTTACGGATATTGTAAATGAAGATTACCCCCAAAATGCTAGAAGCTGTATAGGTACTGTGTATAATGTTTTACCACACATTAGATGTGCCAATAACACAGTTTATTCAGTAAACAACTTGAATCTTATATTTGTTTCATCTGGTTTTATTACTGCCCGATAAACGATGATGAATCTTTACTCTTATCAAAACATTTAAATGCTTACAAAGTGTGCTTTGTATACCTGACTGAATACCTTATGAGGTAGTAATGATTTTAGTATATTAACTTTAATGATTTTTGTCAGCATTGTTCAGAGTCAGCTTCCAGTCACCCTTCACAGATCCTAACCTTGTAAATTATATGTAGttattttggaggaaaagaaaaaatctgtattttacttAGTTTGCAGCTTTAGAAAATTATTAATCTGAAATAACCGTGATGGTTTTCTATtgatttcccttttgttctcagaggaaaacaaaaaaaaatctgttttgagaATCTGGTCAGCATTTACTATCTAGTTCTGAGTCAAGCCTTAACCTGTACAGAACGTCCACTGAAAACTCGTTAGTGTCCAGCTCTAATACCCACGGAAGGGATAGCATCCATTACACTGTCAGCTGCATCACAACACATGGTGAATGTATGTTTCTGCATAGTGAAATAAAAGTGGTAAATGCATCCGAAATTGTATTGTTCTGTGTCTAAAAGCACCTAGTGGTTTTTAATATTCAAAACATCAAAATGTTATGTTTGTAAGACGCCACAGGTTTTACTCATGTGCACAGTAGATGTGTTTTGTCTTCAGCGGCTGACACTGCACTGTGCAGACAGTGGGAGTTAGCAGAGAATCCAAAGGGATGACGATGTTCACCTTTGGGCATATGGtgtttgcaaaggaaaaggacTGTTTGgttccttctgttttctctggttGTGTAACATTTCACCGAAGCTGAATGAAGAATTTTGTCGTTGCTTAGAAAGTAAAGGCCAGTAGCGCTTGATCCAGATCCActctctttttgtatttttgctctGAAACATGGataaaattctctttcaaacagttccttttcttttttttttttttttttttctccttttgccaCATCTCACTGACACTCCCCTGGTAGTTTAAGAAAAATTTGTAACAATTAGTTCACCCTTCAATCTGTGTTTCCTTGCAGGATTGAAAGACAATGGGTACAAGCAGACTTTTCAGGACATAAAGGGCCAAATTTGCCCTTCGTTGTTTACACGGGGCTCCCTCCCACTGAAGTGAATGGATTTGCCTTCAGTGGAGAGCAGGATTTGACCCAGTGACTTgttaataaatgtttattttcataatttagaaagaaaaatagtatATATAGAGAGAATAACCTGTAGATAATAATTAAAAGTAATATCCCAAGGCTTTTAAAGCTTTGCCCTTAGTCTCCAAAACGTCTTCCTTCCACCAGCCATTCTTCATGCCTTTAAATCCAGAGT
This genomic stretch from Corvus hawaiiensis isolate bCorHaw1 chromosome 30, bCorHaw1.pri.cur, whole genome shotgun sequence harbors:
- the EPB41L3 gene encoding band 4.1-like protein 3 isoform X19, translating into MCDIAHLLLPDGGGAVEESGSDSESKDKEQDQEESPAQEGAAETQPQDQQQPQQPQQQPSEEHQTALEQFSAVAAHSTPVRKEQATEKEEEFAAASAKQLEYQQLEDDKLSQKSSSSKLSKSPLKIAKKPKNMQCKVTLLDGSEYACEVEKRSRGQVLFDKVCEHLNLLEKDYFGLTYRDAENQKNWLDPAKEIKKQIRSGAWQFAFNVKFYPPDPAQLSEDITRYYLCLQLRDDIVSGRLPCSFVTLALLGSYTVQSELGDYDPDEYGSDYISEFRFAPNHTKELEDKVIELHKSHRGMTPAEAEMHFLENAKKLSMYGVDLHHAKDSEGVEIMLGVCASGLLIYRDRLRINRFAWPKVLKISYKRNNFYIKIRPGEFEQFESTIGFKLPNHRAAKRLWKVCVEHHTFFRLLLPEAPPKKFLTLGSKFRYSGRTQAQTRRASALIDRPAPYFERSSSKRYTMSRSLDGASVNENHEMYMKDSVSAAEVGTGQYATTKGISQTNLITTVTPEKKTEEEKDDEEGKKKRAEEVTPISAIRHDTKDLDKTQEDLMKHQTNISELKRTFLETSTETTVSNEWEKRLSTSPVRLAARQEDAPMIEPLVPEETKEETEKSEKIIFLQKGGTTFLEMQPSVIEKKLQEGESAGTLVTSHQIIIQKSIPSSLEGTEDWVIIDKIPSEVVDGESEKNLAYKVVTVSSKTAFPPEILKSSTILMQSFEDLESEIQSNEENKQKMFTLGKSYDTVSGKIVTMTSKAKEGEKAVQPSVETLQKMEREVQESVKIVPIVAKYEILKPVTDDKARRGSDVQSPRRKLSDSLTPIKEAESQLQSPEEKNLKKTLRMDQDLQLLSTRESLQLGKAEKHLGGEAVKAGAFARTDKSLSEWRYSREQPFTIATAHYVTESSASKVVTKQSTSEKTLDGSDIFTLIESARKPTEFIGGVTSTSHSWAQRIDTTTSQEITSSDMKQAVQPDQDTVQKVVQETVVVKERHGMEVHAGGDPAKVAGLALDAQAEAASAVAAGMKGKEGSAGTEGAKEEKREEAGKAHTKQEGVAAAASCEQAEEHRTTVQLSESLERKPHFESPVVKTETISFSSVSTGGETLEISTKEVPVVHTETKTITYESSQVDGSADSEPGVLMSAQTITSETTSTTTTTHITKTVKGGISETRIEKRIVITGDADIDHDQALAQAIKEAKEQHPDMSVTKVVVHKETEITPEDGED
- the EPB41L3 gene encoding band 4.1-like protein 3 isoform X21 encodes the protein MTTESGSDSESKDKEQDQEESPAQEGAAETQPQDQQQPQQPQQQPSEEHQTALEQFSAVAAHSTPVRKEQATEKEEEFAAASAKQLEYQQLEDDKLSQKSSSSKLSKSPLKIAKKPKNMQCKVTLLDGSEYACEVEKRSRGQVLFDKVCEHLNLLEKDYFGLTYRDAENQKNWLDPAKEIKKQIRSGAWQFAFNVKFYPPDPAQLSEDITRYYLCLQLRDDIVSGRLPCSFVTLALLGSYTVQSELGDYDPDEYGSDYISEFRFAPNHTKELEDKVIELHKSHRGMTPAEAEMHFLENAKKLSMYGVDLHHAKDSEGVEIMLGVCASGLLIYRDRLRINRFAWPKVLKISYKRNNFYIKIRPGEFEQFESTIGFKLPNHRAAKRLWKVCVEHHTFFRLLLPEAPPKKFLTLGSKFRYSGRTQAQTRRASALIDRPAPYFERSSSKRYTMSRSLDGASVNENHEMYMKDSVSAAEVGTGQYATTKGISQTNLITTVTPEKKTEEEKDDEEGKKKRAEEVTPISAIRHDTKDLDKTQEDLMKHQTNISELKRTFLETSTETTVSNEWEKRLSTSPVRLAARQEDAPMIEPLVPEETKEETEKSEKIIFLQKGGTTFLEMQPSVIEKKLQEGESAGTLVTSHQIIIQKSIPSSLEGTEDWVIIDKIPSEVVDGESEKNLAYKVVTVSSKTAFPPEILKSSTILMQSFEDLESEIQSNEENKQKMFTLGKSYDTVSGKIVTMTSKAKEGEKAVQPSVETLQKMEREVQESVKIVPIVAKYEILKPVTDDKARRGSDVQSPRRKLSDSLTPIKEAESQLQSPEEKNLKKTLRMDQDLQLLSTRESLQLGKAEKHLGGEAVKAGAFARTDKSLSEWRYSREQPFTIATAHYVTESSASKVVTKQSTSEKTLDGSDIFTLIESARKPTEFIGGVTSTSHSWAQRIDTTTSQEITSSDMKQAVQPDQDTVQKVVQETVVVKERHGMEVHAGGDPAKVAGLALDAQAEAASAVAAGMKGKEGSAGTEGAKEEKREEAGKAHTKQEGVAAAASCEQAEEHRTTVQLSESLERKPHFESPVVKTETISFSSVSTGGETLEISTKEVPVVHTETKTITYESSQVDGSADSEPGVLMSAQTITSETTSTTTTTHITKTVKGGISETRIEKRIVITGDADIDHDQALAQAIKEAKEQHPDMSVTKVVVHKETEITPEDGED